A DNA window from Rubripirellula tenax contains the following coding sequences:
- the ccsA gene encoding cytochrome c biogenesis protein CcsA — MLAILREISVTCFFTSYLVVLVLELLRLAGRIPGRGLAVLVMMVVGLFTHVCYIWLRASAIDGADAGMLATWSDWSLLMALALAIFFFVFYLLRPDTIISFFFLPVVMGLIALSFAVGHLPPFTRTEAVEVWRNAHAVAMAVGSSAVLVGFLAGVMYLVQSWRLKRHRAGSSLRLPTLETLGRLNRRCLVISTIAVAIGLLAGVVMNLNRWGHVDWTDRGVLLSVLLLVWLLAAASVEFFYAPASRGRKAVYLTLASLGFLVLAMGGVLSTPHGQSGETPAVDSAVIESPDSNIRSDGERSL, encoded by the coding sequence ATGTTGGCCATCCTTCGCGAGATTTCCGTCACCTGCTTCTTCACCAGTTACCTGGTCGTCTTGGTGCTGGAATTGCTGCGCTTGGCGGGACGAATTCCCGGTCGCGGTTTAGCGGTGTTGGTGATGATGGTCGTCGGGCTGTTCACCCACGTCTGCTATATCTGGCTTCGCGCCAGCGCGATCGACGGGGCCGACGCGGGGATGTTGGCGACTTGGTCGGATTGGTCGCTGTTGATGGCGCTTGCGCTGGCGATCTTCTTCTTCGTGTTTTACCTGCTTCGGCCGGACACGATCATCAGCTTCTTTTTTCTGCCCGTCGTGATGGGGCTGATCGCGTTGTCGTTCGCCGTTGGACACTTGCCACCATTCACTCGGACCGAGGCTGTCGAGGTTTGGCGAAACGCTCACGCGGTTGCCATGGCGGTGGGATCGTCGGCGGTGCTGGTCGGTTTCCTGGCCGGCGTGATGTACTTGGTTCAGTCTTGGCGACTGAAACGGCATCGCGCCGGATCGTCATTACGATTGCCGACCTTGGAAACGTTGGGACGATTGAACCGCCGCTGCCTTGTGATCAGCACGATTGCCGTCGCGATCGGATTGTTGGCGGGCGTGGTAATGAACCTGAATCGTTGGGGGCACGTCGATTGGACCGACCGTGGCGTGTTGCTAAGTGTGTTGTTGTTGGTGTGGTTGCTGGCCGCCGCGTCGGTCGAGTTTTTTTATGCACCGGCAAGCCGAGGTCGCAAAGCCGTTTATTTGACGCTCGCCAGTCTTGGGTTTTTGGTGCTAGCGATGGGCGGCGTGCTGAGTACTCCGCACGGTCAATCGGGCGAAACGCCGGCGGTTGATTCCGCGGTCATCGAGTCCCCCGATTCGAACATCCGGAGCGACGGGGAGCGATCACTTTGA
- a CDS encoding ComEC/Rec2 family competence protein has translation MFWMVIILSCVVSIFVCARLGRSVTSAVALAIAVFGLGGLNHAIQMRSYAESTIAKMMGPQSRPTIVEGVIERPAVLRRHPMAERRSFENQSPWQTQFEVTLDRVRVGYDFEPIDGRVLVSVDGRLDEFLPGDPIRVFGDIRGIAPPTNPGQTDMAGYYHRRRLQGRIDVNQIEQVQRIGEPVSGYGFSRLIAQAAARSRDGLLDNLSESAGPLAVALVIGQRDFVDQETRDQLLVTGTAHLLSVSGMHLAIVVLMTQWIAMILRMPMTAKIGLIIVVCIFYCAITGARPPVMRAAVLVSTLMFSIWMRRPGQAINTLSLAGLILVLANPQNVFSVGVQLSFLAVATLIMTSGRGRTGSPAIDQAIRNEEQLSELAKSARPMAIKQLGYGVDIIRQLLWFSLCVSVISLPLVWHQFNVISWISVPTNVVLGPLLVLALASGICTAGGVLLGAPLLAVPATVCEFSLAVMRWLIQWAADVPWGHAWLPAPPTWWVILFYIVIGLSLCYPDGPRVRTWRYRWMVVWVAIAWLMATWQPRLDRETLEATFVDVGHGTSVVIRSGDGDVWLYDCGRLGNDVGSSRGIDEAIWSLGVTRLNGVFLSHADSDHFNALPGLLRRFRVDQICTPPGMMAEPEVALDPIRDSVQRYRVPVHELSRGDEVTLGRSTMRVLHPPTIRLPASDNANSLVVRIDRHDKVLLLPGDLEPPGTDVLVNQIRPAPGGVLMAPHHGSLQMDAPKVLQWCRPAETIVSGGQRADRPEVTDMLGEFGSGVHVTAHDGAIRVRIDGSGQVEIRSWLVSPW, from the coding sequence ATGTTTTGGATGGTCATCATCCTTTCGTGCGTCGTTTCGATTTTCGTGTGCGCGCGTCTTGGACGATCGGTGACTTCCGCCGTGGCGCTCGCGATTGCGGTATTCGGATTGGGCGGATTGAATCACGCCATTCAAATGCGAAGCTATGCCGAATCGACAATCGCCAAAATGATGGGTCCCCAGTCTCGGCCTACGATTGTCGAAGGCGTCATCGAGCGACCCGCCGTGCTGCGTCGTCATCCGATGGCCGAGCGACGTAGTTTCGAAAACCAATCACCGTGGCAAACACAATTTGAAGTAACGCTGGATCGAGTCCGTGTCGGATACGACTTTGAACCGATCGACGGTCGCGTGTTGGTCAGCGTCGATGGGCGGCTGGACGAGTTTCTGCCCGGGGATCCGATTCGCGTATTCGGCGACATCCGAGGCATCGCGCCGCCGACAAATCCCGGTCAAACGGATATGGCGGGATACTATCACCGACGCCGGCTGCAGGGACGCATCGATGTCAATCAGATCGAGCAAGTACAACGAATCGGCGAACCCGTTTCAGGCTACGGATTCTCGCGTCTGATCGCGCAGGCAGCGGCCCGCAGTCGCGATGGTTTGCTCGACAATTTGAGCGAATCGGCCGGACCGTTAGCGGTCGCATTGGTAATCGGACAGCGTGACTTTGTCGACCAAGAGACGCGTGACCAGTTATTGGTAACAGGAACGGCGCACCTTTTGTCGGTCAGCGGGATGCACCTTGCTATCGTTGTCTTGATGACTCAATGGATCGCAATGATCTTACGAATGCCGATGACGGCCAAGATCGGCCTGATCATCGTTGTATGCATTTTCTACTGCGCGATCACCGGCGCCCGACCACCGGTGATGCGTGCTGCGGTGTTGGTTTCGACGCTGATGTTTTCGATCTGGATGCGGCGACCGGGCCAAGCGATCAACACGCTTTCGTTGGCTGGACTGATCCTAGTGCTCGCCAATCCCCAGAATGTATTTAGCGTCGGTGTTCAGTTGTCTTTCTTAGCTGTTGCCACGTTGATCATGACCAGCGGTCGCGGTCGCACCGGGTCACCCGCCATCGATCAAGCCATTCGCAACGAAGAACAGTTGTCCGAGCTGGCGAAATCGGCGCGGCCGATGGCGATCAAACAACTTGGATACGGTGTCGACATCATCCGACAATTGTTGTGGTTCAGCCTTTGTGTTTCCGTGATCAGTTTGCCACTAGTATGGCACCAGTTCAACGTGATCTCGTGGATCAGCGTGCCCACCAACGTCGTACTCGGGCCGCTCTTGGTGCTAGCGTTGGCATCAGGAATTTGTACAGCCGGCGGCGTTTTGTTGGGCGCACCTTTGTTAGCCGTTCCGGCGACTGTTTGTGAGTTTTCGCTTGCGGTGATGCGTTGGTTGATCCAGTGGGCGGCCGACGTACCGTGGGGACACGCTTGGCTGCCCGCGCCGCCGACGTGGTGGGTGATCCTGTTCTACATCGTGATCGGATTGTCGCTTTGTTACCCCGACGGACCTCGGGTTCGCACATGGCGATACCGGTGGATGGTTGTTTGGGTAGCCATCGCGTGGTTGATGGCGACGTGGCAACCGAGGCTCGATCGAGAAACCCTGGAAGCCACATTCGTCGACGTCGGACACGGGACCAGCGTCGTGATTCGATCCGGCGACGGCGACGTATGGCTTTACGACTGCGGACGGCTGGGCAATGACGTGGGCAGCAGCCGTGGCATCGACGAAGCGATTTGGTCGCTGGGCGTGACGCGGCTCAACGGTGTCTTTTTGTCCCACGCCGACTCCGATCACTTCAACGCGTTGCCCGGCTTGCTACGCCGTTTTCGAGTCGACCAGATTTGCACGCCGCCGGGCATGATGGCCGAGCCGGAAGTCGCACTTGATCCGATTCGCGATTCAGTCCAGCGGTACCGTGTGCCGGTACACGAATTGTCGCGCGGAGACGAAGTCACGCTGGGTCGATCGACGATGCGAGTCTTGCATCCTCCGACGATACGGCTGCCCGCCAGCGACAATGCGAACTCGTTGGTCGTCCGCATCGATCGTCACGACAAGGTGCTATTGTTGCCAGGCGATCTGGAGCCGCCGGGGACCGATGTTTTGGTCAATCAGATTCGACCAGCCCCCGGGGGCGTCTTGATGGCGCCACACCACGGCAGTCTGCAGATGGACGCCCCCAAGGTCTTACAGTGGTGCCGGCCGGCCGAGACGATCGTCAGCGGTGGCCAGCGAGCCGATCGGCCAGAAGTGACCGACATGCTGGGGGAATTCGGCAGCGGCGTCCACGTCACCGCGCACGACGGCGCGATCCGAGTCCGAATCGACGGGTCGGGGCAGGTCGAAATCCGATCGTGGTTGGTTTCGCCCTGGTGA
- the hemA gene encoding glutamyl-tRNA reductase, with protein MNLQMIGCSHHDAAVEFREKVAFPSDQVGLALAAFRERFPSSELVLISTCNRIELYTTAGNDNELDRDAVAEFLAEQRCLKMDEIVDQMIYRVGVEAVEHLFTVAASLDSMVVGEAQILAQVKQAYDMACESGSAGPLTHSVFQAANRAAKRVQEETAIHRRRVSVPSVAVGEVIPEVFDSLKKKRVVICGAGEMGEETLRYLIQAGATDVRLLNRSYDRAVALAKSFDVTPVPWDQLYDEVVAADVLIGATSANETIMNQKLFLPLHAKRQGRVLLILDLAVPRDFEASIGELSSVYLYGIDDLKAACERNRRERQKEWPKAKQIIAEETERFIQAIHHRATGPVIQRLRNQAGELKNDELDRLKNKLGLGDGDAAAIKEIEKSFDRLINKLLHPPLASIRDDAAEGHRRGLVEALRHLFNLGDD; from the coding sequence TTGAATCTTCAAATGATCGGCTGCAGCCACCACGACGCAGCGGTTGAGTTTCGCGAAAAGGTAGCCTTCCCCAGCGACCAAGTCGGCTTAGCGCTGGCCGCATTCCGCGAACGATTTCCGTCCAGCGAATTGGTGCTGATCAGCACCTGCAATCGGATCGAGCTGTACACGACCGCCGGAAACGACAACGAACTCGATCGCGATGCGGTTGCCGAGTTTCTGGCGGAGCAACGTTGTTTGAAGATGGACGAGATTGTCGACCAGATGATCTATCGGGTCGGCGTCGAAGCCGTCGAACACCTGTTCACGGTCGCAGCCAGTTTAGACAGCATGGTCGTTGGCGAGGCCCAGATATTGGCCCAAGTCAAACAGGCCTACGACATGGCTTGTGAATCGGGTTCGGCCGGGCCACTGACGCACAGTGTCTTTCAAGCCGCCAACCGTGCTGCGAAACGAGTCCAGGAAGAAACGGCGATTCACCGCAGGCGTGTCAGCGTCCCCAGTGTCGCGGTGGGGGAAGTGATTCCCGAAGTGTTCGATTCGCTAAAGAAAAAGCGCGTCGTGATTTGTGGCGCGGGCGAAATGGGCGAAGAAACCCTTCGCTACTTGATTCAAGCAGGCGCCACCGACGTGCGACTGTTGAACCGATCGTATGATCGCGCGGTGGCGTTGGCCAAATCGTTCGACGTCACACCGGTTCCGTGGGACCAACTTTACGACGAAGTCGTGGCGGCCGACGTGCTGATCGGCGCGACTTCGGCGAACGAAACGATCATGAACCAAAAGCTCTTTTTGCCGCTGCATGCGAAGCGACAGGGCCGCGTGTTGTTGATCTTAGACCTGGCCGTTCCGCGAGACTTTGAAGCTTCGATCGGTGAGTTATCGAGCGTCTATCTGTATGGGATCGACGATTTGAAAGCCGCCTGCGAACGCAATCGCCGCGAGCGACAAAAAGAATGGCCCAAAGCGAAGCAGATCATCGCTGAAGAAACCGAACGGTTCATCCAAGCCATCCATCATCGGGCGACGGGTCCCGTGATCCAGCGACTTCGTAACCAAGCTGGTGAATTGAAGAACGACGAACTGGATCGCTTGAAGAACAAGTTGGGGCTTGGTGATGGAGACGCCGCCGCGATCAAAGAAATCGAAAAATCATTCGATCGTTTGATCAATAAACTGCTGCACCCGCCGCTGGCGTCCATCCGAGACGACGCGGCGGAAGGGCATCGCCGTGGGCTGGTGGAAGCCCTACGGCACTTGTTCAACCTTGGCGACGACTAG